One Hevea brasiliensis isolate MT/VB/25A 57/8 chromosome 5, ASM3005281v1, whole genome shotgun sequence genomic region harbors:
- the LOC110671117 gene encoding pentatricopeptide repeat-containing protein At3g53700, chloroplastic, translating to MAFPSCFKCYPWFHHHPHLAFSFSNKPTSNSTLSVASTRQHHSLIATQSFSSSSSVPLSSNFTPDQLLDTLRRQSDETAALRLFDWASKQPNFKPDSSIYEEILRKLGKVGSINSMKEILQEMKVSGCEINTGTLLIFIECYAKFELYDEILGIVEWMEVEFGLEPDTLLFNFLLNALVDVNKLKLVETAHSSMISRGIKPDVLTFNILIKALCRAHQIRPAILMMEEMPIYGLSPDEKTFTTLMQGFIEEGNLDGALRVKEQMVNAGCTATNVTVNVLVHGFCKEGRIGEALGFINEMSNEGFFPDKFTFNTVVNGLCRAGHVKHALEVMDMMLQEGFDPDVYTYNSLISGLCKLGEVEEAVDILDQMISRDCSPNTVTYNTLISTLCKENQVEEATKLARVLTSKGMLPDVCTFNSLIQGLCLTRNHAIAMELYEEMMNKGCQPDEFTYNMLIDSLCCRGKLQEALSLLKQMELSGCARNVITYNTLIDGFCKSKRIEEAEEIFDQMELQGVSRNSVTYNTLIDGLCKSRRVEDAAQLMDQMIMEGLKPDKFTHNSMLTYFCRAGDIKKAADIVQTMTSNGCEPDIVTYGTLIGGLCKAGRLEVANKLLRSIQMKGMVLTPHAYNPVIQALFKRKRTKEAMRLFREMEEKGGRPDALTYKIVFRGLCNSGGPIGEAVDFVIEMTGKGFLPEFSSFYMLAEGLCSLSMEETLISLVDIVMEKADISENETTMIRGFLKIRKFQDALANLGGILDSRKSKKGYR from the coding sequence ATGGCTTTCCCTTCATGTTTCAAATGCTACCCTTGGTTTCACCATCACCCACACCTTGCTTTCTCTTTCTCTAACAAACCCACCTCCAATTCCACTCTTTCTGTCGCATCCACGCGGCAACACCACTCGCTAATCGCTACCCAATCCTTCTCCTCCTCCAGTTCCGTTCCTCTTTCTTCCAACTTCACTCCGGATCAACTCCTCGACACGCTCCGTCGCCAAAGTGATGAAACTGCTGCTCTTCGCTTGTTTGATTGGGCCTCCAAGCAGCCCAATTTCAAGCCCGATTCATCCATTTACGAGGAAATCCTCCGTAAACTTGGTAAAGTTGGTTCAATTAATTCGATGAAGGAAATCTTGCAGGAGATGAAGGTTTCTGGTTGCGAGATCAATACAGGTACATTGTTGATTTTCATTGAGTGTTATGCGAAATTTGAATTATACGATGAAATTCTTGGTATTGTGGAATGGATGGAAGTAGAATTCGGGTTGGAACCGGACACCcttctttttaatttcttgttgaaTGCTCTTGTGGACGTGAACAAGCTTAAATTAGTGGAAACTGCTCATTCTAGCATGATTAGTAGAGGAATTAAGCCTGATGTTTTGACTTTTAATATATTGATAAAAGCTTTGTGTAGAGCCCATCAAATTAGGCCTGCCATTTTAATGATGGAGGAGATGCCAATTTATGGTTTGTCACCCGATGAGAAAACGTTCACTACTCTAATGCAGGGTTTTATTGAGGAAGGAAATCTGGATGGTGCACTGAGAGTAAAGGAGCAAATGGTGAATGCTGGGTGTACCGCGACCAACGTGACTGTGAATGTTTTGGTTCATGGGTTTTGCAAAGAAGGCAGAATTGGCGAAGCACTGGGTTTTATCAATGAGATGTCAAATGAGGGCTTCTTTCCAGATAAGTTTACGTTTAATACGGTGGTTAATGGGTTGTGTAGGGCTGGACATGTGAAGCACGCTTTGGAAGTTATGGATATGATGCTTCAAGAGGGGTTTGATCCAGATGTATATACGTATAACTCTTTGATTTCTGGGTTGTGTAAATTGGGTGAAGTTGAGGAGGCAGTGGATATTCTTGATCAGATGATTTCAAGGGATTGTTCACCGAATACTGTCACTTACAACACACTAATTAGTACATTGTGTAAGGAGAATCAAGTTGAAGAGGCTACTAAACTTGCTCGTGTTCTGACTAGTAAGGGGATGTTACCTGATGTTTGTACGTTTAATTCTCTGATACAAGGTCTGTGCTTGACCCGAAATCATGCCATTGCCATGGAACTTTACGAGGAGATGATGAATAAAGGGTGCCAACCTGATGAGTTTACCTACAATATGTTGATTGACAGCCTCTGTTGCAGAGGTAAACTACAGGAAGCTTTGAGCCTACTTAAACAAATGGAATTAAGTGGCTGTGCGCGGAATGTGATAACATATAATACATTGATTGATGGGTTTTGTAAAAGCAAGAGAATTGAAGAAGCAGAGGAGATCTTTGACCAGATGGAGCTCCAAGGAGTTTCTAGAAATTCAGTGACCTACAATACCCTTATAGATGGCCTTTGTAAGAGCAGGAGGGTGGAGGATGCTGCTCAACTGATGGACCAGATGATAATGGAGGGATTGAAGCCTGACAAATTCACTCACAATTCCATGCTTACCTACTTCTGCAGGGCAGGGGATATAAAGAAAGCAGCAGACATTGTGCAGACCATGACTTCCAATGGTTGTGAACCAGATATTGTCACATATGGGACCCTTATTGGGGGGTTGTGCAAGGCTGGTCGACTTGAAGTAGCAAATAAGCTCCTGAGATCCATTCAAATGAAAGGCATGGTTCTGACTCCTCATGCTTATAACCCTGTAATTCAAGCACTATTTAAACGGAAAAGAACAAAGGAAGCCATGAGACTTTTCAGAGAAATGGAGGAAAAGGGTGGTCGTCCAGATGCTCTCACATACAAGATCGTTTTCCGTGGACTGTGTAACTCTGGAGGGCCAATCGGAGAAGCTGTTGATTTTGTGATTGAGATGACGGGAAAAGGATTTTTACCAGAATTCTCTTCATTCTATATGTTGGCTGAGGGACTTTGTTCTTTATCTATGGAGGAGACTTTGATTAGTCTTGTTGACATAGTCATGGAGAAAGCAGACATCTCAGAAAATGAAACAACCATGATAAGGGGATTTCTCAAAATTCGCAAGTTCCAAGATGCATTGGCCAATCTTGGAGGCATTCTTGACAGCCGGAAGTCCAAGAAAGGTTACAGATGA